One stretch of Alcaligenes aquatilis DNA includes these proteins:
- the fmdA gene encoding formamidase → MQHIKIKPGAPLAEQAEIGHNRWHPDIPDLTSVKPGEEMILECMDFLDAQIQNTDSANDVRDVDLTRAHPLTGPIHVEGAEPGDILVVDLLDIRCITPVGFSGIFAKENGGGFLAEHFPEADKAIWDLHGVYATSRHIPGVRIAAMMHPGLIGTLPSHELLREWNRREALLVPKGHANPPDAKTAVLRGVKGAEFDRMAAEAARTVPPREHGGNLDIKNLTIGSRIYFPVYVKGAGLSMGDLHFSQGDGEISFCGAIEMDGAAHLGFDLIKGGMAQYNLTAPIYVPGRHDPKYDQWMHFTGISVEEGVNYYLDSTVAYRQACLAAIDYISRTTDLSRAQAYMLLTAAPVEGRYGGVVDLPNSSASLALPTGIFDTDILPKGALNDAARFGRPGTRCNLT, encoded by the coding sequence ATGCAGCATATAAAAATCAAACCCGGCGCACCCTTGGCCGAACAAGCTGAAATCGGGCACAACCGATGGCACCCCGATATTCCAGACCTGACCAGCGTCAAACCTGGGGAGGAGATGATTCTGGAATGTATGGACTTTCTGGATGCTCAGATTCAAAACACGGACAGCGCCAACGACGTACGTGATGTGGATCTGACCCGTGCCCATCCATTGACCGGCCCTATCCACGTTGAAGGTGCCGAACCTGGCGATATCCTGGTGGTGGACCTGCTGGATATTCGTTGCATTACCCCCGTGGGTTTCTCGGGCATTTTCGCCAAGGAAAATGGCGGCGGCTTTTTGGCCGAGCATTTCCCCGAAGCCGACAAGGCCATCTGGGACCTGCATGGCGTTTACGCCACCTCCCGTCACATTCCTGGCGTGCGCATTGCGGCCATGATGCACCCCGGCCTGATCGGCACCCTGCCCTCGCACGAGCTGCTGCGTGAGTGGAATCGCCGTGAAGCCCTGCTGGTGCCCAAGGGCCATGCCAATCCACCCGATGCCAAAACCGCCGTATTGCGCGGCGTAAAAGGCGCCGAGTTTGACCGCATGGCAGCCGAAGCAGCTCGTACCGTGCCTCCGCGTGAGCACGGCGGCAATCTGGACATCAAGAATCTGACCATTGGCTCGCGGATTTACTTCCCCGTCTATGTGAAGGGCGCTGGCCTGTCCATGGGCGACCTGCACTTCTCCCAGGGCGATGGCGAGATCTCCTTCTGTGGCGCCATTGAGATGGACGGCGCGGCCCATCTTGGCTTTGATCTGATCAAAGGCGGCATGGCCCAATACAACCTGACTGCGCCTATTTACGTCCCTGGCCGTCACGATCCCAAGTACGATCAGTGGATGCACTTTACCGGCATCAGCGTGGAAGAAGGCGTCAACTACTATCTGGATTCCACGGTTGCGTACCGTCAGGCTTGTCTGGCAGCCATTGACTACATCAGCCGCACCACCGACCTGTCGCGCGCGCAGGCGTACATGCTGCTGACAGCGGCTCCGGTTGAAGGCCGTTACGGCGGCGTGGTGGATCTGCCCAACAGTTCCGCTTCCCTGGCATTGCCTACCGGTATTTTTGATACCGATATCCTGCCTAAAGGTGCCTTGAATGACGCGGCCCGTTTTGGCCGTCCAGGCACACGCTGTAACTTGACCTGA
- a CDS encoding MFS transporter translates to MVEQGVIGNPLDKAKPRGAVALLMLLMAVLGEMCLAADFYGFAAVIKIVSADLSLSPAQAGLVQGAFGVSFALGMLFWAPRGRSMSSARLYLIGLGGSGLLMLLQTQAQDFTQLFLLRLVVGFFDSAVWVGSMKIVMQWFAPRRQGLVLGIILAAYSLAITLDFALGLPYAMAHGWRAFFLVLGGLTLSACLITQLVVRAGPYQDPHDKIKTDAGVLRSIAARPWIWVGILAIFGALFSVAATATWLIPALIDVQKMAPEQAPLFGTIMGLSQVFFLILGGYVSDRFTRVGVMRVGMWLTILAASACVLVAWQALPYSGLLIVAILCGVGVFHGGAIFSYVGERYGVNLGPCAAGYAEMGGVFATFVAPSLLGLLLSLTGSYVWAFGSFLAVEVLVFIGFLLLNRLPSAQPD, encoded by the coding sequence ATGGTGGAACAGGGGGTTATCGGAAATCCGCTCGACAAGGCCAAGCCACGCGGCGCAGTGGCCTTGCTCATGCTGTTAATGGCTGTGCTGGGTGAGATGTGCCTGGCAGCCGACTTTTATGGCTTTGCAGCCGTTATCAAAATTGTGTCGGCAGACCTGTCACTCAGCCCCGCACAAGCTGGCTTGGTGCAGGGCGCTTTCGGTGTTTCGTTCGCGCTGGGCATGTTGTTCTGGGCACCACGTGGTCGTTCCATGAGCTCGGCCCGTTTGTACCTGATTGGCTTGGGTGGCAGCGGCTTGCTCATGCTTCTGCAGACCCAGGCGCAGGATTTCACGCAGCTCTTTCTGCTGCGTCTGGTGGTGGGCTTTTTTGACTCCGCCGTCTGGGTCGGGTCCATGAAAATCGTCATGCAATGGTTTGCGCCACGCCGCCAGGGTCTGGTACTGGGCATTATTCTGGCCGCCTATTCGCTGGCCATTACCCTGGATTTTGCCTTGGGTCTGCCTTACGCCATGGCGCATGGCTGGCGTGCTTTCTTTCTGGTCCTGGGCGGGCTGACATTAAGCGCCTGCTTGATCACACAATTGGTGGTACGCGCCGGCCCTTATCAGGATCCTCACGACAAGATCAAAACCGACGCCGGTGTATTGCGCTCCATTGCCGCACGCCCCTGGATCTGGGTGGGCATTCTGGCCATTTTTGGTGCCTTGTTCTCGGTTGCCGCAACGGCGACCTGGCTGATTCCTGCCTTGATTGATGTGCAGAAAATGGCCCCCGAACAAGCCCCCTTGTTCGGCACCATCATGGGTTTGTCCCAGGTCTTTTTCCTGATTTTGGGCGGTTACGTCAGCGACCGCTTCACCCGTGTTGGCGTGATGCGTGTGGGCATGTGGCTCACCATTCTGGCGGCCAGCGCCTGTGTTCTGGTTGCCTGGCAAGCATTGCCCTACAGCGGCTTGCTGATCGTGGCCATTCTTTGTGGCGTAGGGGTCTTTCATGGTGGCGCTATTTTCAGTTACGTGGGTGAACGCTATGGCGTGAACCTGGGCCCCTGTGCTGCTGGCTATGCCGAGATGGGCGGTGTGTTTGCCACCTTTGTCGCGCCGTCCTTGCTGGGCCTGCTGCTGAGTCTGACCGGCTCCTACGTCTGGGCCTTTGGCAGTTTCCTGGCGGTAGAAGTGCTGGTTTTTATCGGTTTCCTCCTATTGAACCGCTTGCCGTCAGCACAGCCGGACTAA
- a CDS encoding nucleobase:cation symporter-2 family protein, translated as MTTAKRAADTARPEDENLGLGANLAYGFQHVLTMYGGIIAVPLIIGEAAGLPANETGLLITACLFMGGLATLLQTLGVPFFGCRLPLVQGVSFSGVATMIAILGTGGGLPAVFGAVIVASLIGLLITPVFSRVIRFFPPLVTGCVITTIGLTLMPVAAFWAMGGNPSAPDFGSVGNISLAAMTLLIVLLLSKLGSATISRLSILLAIIIGTVIAVAMGHADFSAVSQGEVFALPSLFHFGMPTFQTAAIISMFIVIIVTLVETSADILAVGDIIETKVDARRLGDGLRADMLSSLIAPIFGSFTQSAFAQNVGLVAVTGVKSRYVVAFGGLILIALGLLPIMGRLVAAVPPAVLGGAGMVLFGTVAASGIRTLAKVNYENNMNLIIVATAIGAGMIPIVAPKFYEHFPVWFATIFHSGISSAALVAIVLNLLFNHFTLGNSDQPSVFAAGGGRYLRVSDVANLNEGDYVENGKIIDKNGKEVPIIADEHPAPEQPPVLHTKPGLSST; from the coding sequence ATGACAACAGCTAAAAGGGCAGCGGATACAGCTCGCCCCGAAGACGAGAATCTGGGCCTGGGCGCGAATCTGGCCTATGGCTTTCAACACGTATTGACCATGTACGGCGGCATTATCGCCGTGCCGCTGATTATTGGTGAAGCAGCGGGTTTACCTGCCAATGAAACCGGCTTGCTGATTACCGCCTGCTTGTTCATGGGCGGTCTGGCGACCTTGCTGCAAACTCTGGGCGTGCCATTTTTTGGCTGCCGTCTGCCGCTGGTTCAAGGGGTGTCGTTTTCCGGCGTCGCTACCATGATTGCTATTTTGGGCACGGGAGGCGGCTTGCCGGCCGTATTTGGCGCGGTCATTGTGGCGTCCTTGATAGGGCTGCTGATTACGCCGGTCTTTTCACGGGTGATCCGGTTCTTCCCGCCCTTGGTGACCGGATGCGTGATTACAACGATTGGCCTGACCCTGATGCCGGTGGCCGCATTCTGGGCCATGGGTGGCAACCCGTCAGCTCCGGACTTTGGCAGCGTCGGCAATATCTCCCTGGCCGCCATGACCTTGCTGATCGTGCTCCTGCTCAGCAAGCTGGGCAGCGCCACGATCTCCCGCCTGTCCATTTTGCTGGCCATCATCATCGGTACTGTTATTGCGGTTGCCATGGGCCATGCGGATTTCTCTGCCGTCAGCCAAGGCGAGGTCTTTGCCTTGCCCAGTCTGTTTCACTTTGGCATGCCCACTTTTCAGACTGCCGCGATTATCTCCATGTTCATTGTGATCATCGTGACGCTGGTGGAAACATCGGCAGACATTCTTGCCGTAGGTGACATTATCGAGACCAAAGTTGATGCGCGTCGTCTGGGCGATGGTCTGCGTGCCGATATGCTCTCCAGCCTGATCGCACCGATTTTCGGCTCCTTCACACAAAGCGCCTTTGCCCAGAACGTCGGCTTGGTGGCGGTAACAGGCGTGAAAAGCCGCTACGTCGTGGCTTTCGGTGGTTTGATTCTGATCGCGTTGGGTCTACTGCCCATCATGGGTCGCCTGGTTGCCGCTGTTCCCCCAGCCGTACTGGGTGGCGCGGGCATGGTCCTGTTTGGCACCGTCGCGGCCAGCGGTATTCGTACGCTGGCCAAGGTCAATTATGAAAACAATATGAACCTGATCATCGTGGCCACCGCGATCGGCGCAGGCATGATTCCTATTGTGGCTCCCAAGTTCTACGAGCACTTCCCGGTCTGGTTTGCGACGATTTTCCACTCTGGCATCAGTTCGGCTGCCCTGGTTGCGATTGTGCTGAATCTTTTGTTCAACCACTTCACCTTGGGCAATTCCGATCAACCTTCTGTTTTTGCTGCTGGTGGGGGCCGCTACCTGCGGGTCTCGGACGTGGCCAACCTTAATGAAGGTGATTACGTTGAAAACGGCAAGATCATAGACAAGAATGGCAAGGAAGTTCCCATTATTGCCGATGAACACCCTGCACCGGAACAGCCCCCGGTACTGCACACAAAGCCGGGTTTAAGCAGCACCTGA
- a CDS encoding Hsp20/alpha crystallin family protein, with protein sequence MANNLTRFNPFGDLTGTETWRDFEDIFRRVPVVGSLAGNTPPSIRLDVNENEQAYQVSAEVPGIKKEDVHVSVEGNVVTIRVESRREQEEKDGDTLLRSERYYGVQTRRFSLAQDIDESQASAKCENGILELILPKKKGGAGAKKLEVR encoded by the coding sequence ATGGCAAACAATTTGACACGTTTTAATCCGTTTGGGGATCTGACCGGTACAGAGACATGGCGGGATTTTGAGGATATTTTCCGGCGCGTGCCAGTCGTGGGCTCTTTGGCTGGCAATACGCCACCCAGCATTCGTCTGGATGTGAACGAAAACGAACAAGCCTATCAAGTCAGTGCAGAAGTGCCTGGCATCAAAAAAGAAGATGTGCATGTCAGTGTTGAAGGCAATGTCGTCACTATCCGTGTTGAAAGCCGGCGTGAACAGGAAGAAAAGGACGGTGATACGCTCTTGCGCAGCGAACGCTACTACGGAGTGCAAACCCGTCGCTTTAGCCTGGCGCAGGACATTGACGAATCCCAGGCCAGTGCCAAATGCGAAAACGGCATTTTGGAATTGATTCTGCCCAAGAAAAAGGGCGGAGCAGGGGCCAAAAAGCTGGAAGTTCGCTAA
- a CDS encoding M20 metallopeptidase family protein has protein sequence MKNPFCLSLLAATCLMAGTAAQASNPMMDTAMSKADALEQQVIEWRRHIHQNPELSYQEHNTAAYIKAALETMPGYQIQTGIAQTGVKAVLKGGKPGPVVALRADMDALPVQERNDLPFKSVAKSTWQGKEVSVSHACGHDTHVAMLLGAAKVFSDMRDELPGTIVLLFQPAEEQGPGKPLSGANAMMAEGVLDQPKVDVVMGQHIGPSYPAGSIGYRQGSLMASGDVFSISLAGKGGHGSSPWNAASPVVAAAETVVALNNIIAQRTNPQDGTTVVTVGSLHSGNRPNVLPESADISGTVRSLSKHNQATAHELIQRYAQNIAANHDLKATVRIDTGYEVLVSDPKATQTVIPALDLATDGIGAKEVAPGMGSEDFGAFGKNVPVVFWRLNASPHSDKMGAPNHSPEFMIDEKALRIGTRALVASSLTYMMENKKP, from the coding sequence ATGAAGAATCCATTCTGCCTGAGCCTGTTGGCAGCGACGTGTTTAATGGCTGGTACGGCGGCGCAAGCCAGTAATCCCATGATGGATACTGCCATGAGCAAGGCCGATGCCTTGGAACAGCAGGTTATTGAGTGGCGTCGTCATATTCACCAAAATCCTGAGCTGTCTTATCAAGAGCACAACACGGCGGCCTATATCAAGGCGGCCTTGGAAACGATGCCCGGTTATCAGATCCAGACTGGCATTGCACAAACTGGCGTCAAGGCGGTATTGAAAGGTGGAAAACCGGGGCCGGTCGTGGCCCTGCGAGCCGATATGGACGCCCTGCCCGTACAGGAACGTAATGATCTACCCTTCAAGTCCGTCGCCAAAAGCACCTGGCAAGGCAAGGAAGTGTCGGTCTCGCACGCTTGCGGCCACGACACCCACGTTGCCATGCTGCTAGGGGCGGCCAAGGTGTTTTCGGATATGCGCGACGAACTGCCCGGCACGATTGTGCTGCTATTCCAACCGGCGGAAGAACAAGGCCCGGGCAAACCGTTAAGTGGGGCTAACGCCATGATGGCCGAAGGCGTGCTGGACCAGCCTAAAGTGGATGTGGTGATGGGCCAGCATATCGGCCCCTCCTACCCCGCAGGCAGTATCGGCTACCGCCAAGGCAGCCTGATGGCCAGTGGTGATGTGTTCTCCATCTCTTTGGCAGGTAAAGGCGGCCATGGCTCCTCGCCCTGGAATGCTGCCTCGCCCGTTGTTGCGGCCGCTGAAACTGTTGTGGCTTTGAATAACATCATTGCCCAGCGCACCAATCCCCAGGACGGCACCACTGTCGTAACGGTAGGCTCGCTACACAGCGGTAACCGCCCCAATGTGCTGCCGGAAAGCGCCGACATCAGTGGCACCGTGCGTTCCCTGTCCAAGCACAACCAGGCAACTGCGCATGAGCTGATTCAGCGCTACGCACAAAATATTGCTGCGAACCACGATTTGAAGGCCACTGTGCGTATCGACACAGGCTATGAAGTCCTGGTCAGCGATCCTAAAGCCACCCAAACCGTGATTCCCGCTCTGGATCTGGCCACTGACGGGATAGGAGCCAAGGAAGTGGCTCCTGGCATGGGCTCCGAGGACTTCGGTGCGTTTGGCAAGAATGTGCCCGTGGTTTTCTGGCGTCTGAACGCTTCGCCGCATTCCGACAAAATGGGCGCACCGAATCATTCGCCTGAATTCATGATTGATGAAAAGGCGTTGCGCATCGGCACGCGTGCGTTAGTGGCCAGCTCCTTGACTTATATGATGGAGAACAAAAAGCCCTAA
- a CDS encoding MFS transporter, translated as MTRFLLLMIALIMFPQVVETAYSPALPLIAQSYAVSASEAGQTLSVYFIAFALGVLFWGWLCDRAGRRPAVLAGLTVYGLGCLLALFSPNFIVLLLARMMSAFGAAVGSIGVQTMLRDRYQAEELAKIFGTIGAALALSPLLGLAMGVVLSSGAEVMPVFIGLLVLALLLLAACLLYLPETRPVQNPHSSLLHVLIRLLQDPAIWQSALLVALFNTTIFAFYQWAPFLLQGLGSDKQLMMIAGVLLAGGTFMGAFLNRRWLAAGQSSRRLIWRGIALLAVSATGLEFAGKHLIFLLPAMLLALAYAVAIPNLLSGALQHYRSVAGMAGAVFGLMYSLLLGLGLALSAWWGDLADVTLICAVLAAICLALPLNRT; from the coding sequence ATGACTCGTTTTCTTCTCTTGATGATCGCTCTGATCATGTTTCCGCAGGTGGTGGAGACCGCCTATAGCCCCGCCTTGCCGCTTATTGCCCAGAGCTACGCGGTATCGGCCAGTGAGGCGGGGCAAACCTTGTCCGTCTACTTTATTGCCTTTGCGCTCGGTGTACTGTTCTGGGGCTGGCTGTGCGACCGGGCTGGGCGCAGACCGGCTGTTTTGGCGGGTTTGACGGTGTATGGCCTGGGTTGTCTGCTCGCCCTGTTCAGCCCGAACTTCATAGTGCTCTTGCTGGCTCGCATGATGAGCGCATTTGGTGCGGCGGTCGGCTCCATTGGCGTGCAAACCATGCTGCGGGACCGTTATCAGGCCGAAGAACTGGCCAAGATTTTCGGCACTATCGGGGCAGCTCTGGCGCTGAGCCCTTTGCTGGGTTTGGCCATGGGTGTGGTCCTGTCTTCGGGTGCTGAAGTGATGCCGGTTTTCATCGGCTTGCTGGTTCTGGCCTTACTTCTGTTGGCTGCTTGTCTGTTGTACCTGCCTGAAACCCGCCCCGTTCAAAACCCGCACAGCAGCTTGTTGCACGTTCTGATTCGCCTGCTGCAAGATCCCGCAATCTGGCAGTCCGCCTTGCTGGTAGCTTTGTTCAACACCACGATTTTTGCGTTTTATCAGTGGGCTCCTTTCTTGCTGCAAGGCTTGGGTTCGGACAAGCAACTCATGATGATTGCCGGTGTCTTGCTGGCTGGGGGCACGTTCATGGGTGCATTTTTAAACCGCCGCTGGCTGGCTGCGGGGCAGTCGTCCCGTAGGCTGATTTGGCGGGGCATTGCGCTGTTGGCGGTATCGGCTACTGGTCTGGAATTTGCAGGCAAACACCTGATTTTTCTGCTCCCTGCCATGCTGCTTGCGCTGGCCTATGCGGTGGCGATTCCTAACCTTTTGTCCGGCGCCTTGCAGCACTATCGCTCGGTAGCGGGTATGGCCGGTGCGGTCTTTGGCCTAATGTACAGCTTGCTGCTGGGTCTGGGCTTGGCCTTGTCAGCCTGGTGGGGGGATCTGGCTGATGTGACCCTTATTTGTGCCGTTCTGGCCGCTATTTGCCTGGCTTTACCCCTGAATAGGACTTGA
- a CDS encoding FmdB family zinc ribbon protein encodes MPLYDYLCNHCLQRSSHLRSIATRNDPQTCPACEKGSLLLQLSAPRRLFSKASPTRGLTPQQALAGNNVTGPGTRSSTRNSVIHTCMGPGCSVCA; translated from the coding sequence ATGCCTTTGTACGACTATCTTTGCAATCACTGCCTGCAGCGCAGCAGCCATTTGCGCAGTATTGCCACCCGTAATGATCCTCAAACCTGCCCTGCTTGCGAAAAAGGCAGCCTCTTGCTGCAATTGAGCGCACCACGACGCTTGTTCAGCAAGGCCAGCCCCACGCGTGGCCTGACGCCCCAGCAAGCCCTGGCAGGCAATAATGTAACCGGGCCCGGTACCCGATCCAGCACCCGAAATTCAGTCATCCACACTTGTATGGGCCCTGGCTGCAGCGTTTGCGCCTAA
- a CDS encoding 8-oxoguanine deaminase yields the protein MTRRTPILWIRNPLACSDMQAAGGVLVQDSRIIEKVAAGQQPKQAYDQSWDASRHVLLPGLVNTHHHFYQTLTRAYTPALNKPLFPWLTTLYDVWAGLDDEQMQVASELAMVELLQSGCTTVADHHYVFSGALQHAIDCQAETAQRLGVRAALTRGSMSVGRDQGGLPPQNVVQDEQTILDDSLRLIRHYHQRADGAMITLALAPCSPFSVSRELMSESAKLAEREDVRLHTHLAETEDETAYCERLFGMRPLDYLDQQGWLSNRTWLAHGIHFNDEEIQRLGRAGTGIAHCPSSNMVLGSGLCRTIELEAAGAPVGLAVDGSASNDHSNLAQEMRQALLLGRLRYEPGQVTHQAVIRWATQGSARCLGREDIGGLNVGQQADLALFTLDELRFSGAENPLAALLLCGADRADRVMVAGQWRVIDGQVCGIDVQDLMQRHQAAARRLRDKVLDTAAIA from the coding sequence ATGACTCGCCGTACTCCCATCCTGTGGATTCGCAATCCACTGGCCTGTTCAGATATGCAAGCTGCCGGCGGCGTACTGGTGCAAGACAGTCGCATTATCGAAAAAGTGGCCGCCGGTCAGCAGCCCAAGCAGGCTTACGATCAAAGCTGGGATGCTTCCCGACACGTTTTGTTGCCCGGTTTGGTCAATACCCATCATCACTTTTACCAAACCTTGACACGGGCCTATACCCCAGCGCTGAACAAACCCTTGTTTCCCTGGCTGACCACGCTGTATGACGTATGGGCCGGTCTGGATGACGAGCAAATGCAGGTGGCCAGCGAACTGGCCATGGTGGAACTGCTGCAGTCCGGTTGTACGACGGTGGCCGATCACCACTATGTGTTTTCGGGCGCCTTGCAACATGCCATTGATTGTCAGGCAGAAACCGCTCAGCGCCTGGGCGTACGCGCCGCCTTGACTCGCGGTTCCATGAGCGTGGGCCGTGATCAGGGGGGCTTGCCCCCACAAAACGTCGTTCAGGACGAGCAAACCATTCTGGACGACAGCCTGCGCCTGATTCGCCACTATCACCAGCGCGCAGATGGCGCGATGATTACGCTGGCCCTGGCCCCGTGTTCACCGTTTTCTGTCAGTCGTGAGTTGATGAGCGAAAGCGCCAAGCTGGCAGAACGCGAAGACGTACGCCTGCACACGCACTTGGCTGAAACTGAGGACGAAACCGCCTACTGCGAGCGCCTCTTTGGCATGCGTCCCCTGGACTATCTGGATCAGCAAGGCTGGCTAAGCAATCGCACCTGGCTGGCGCACGGCATTCACTTCAACGACGAAGAAATCCAGCGCCTGGGCCGGGCTGGCACGGGGATTGCCCATTGCCCCTCGTCCAATATGGTGCTGGGCAGCGGCCTGTGCCGCACCATCGAGCTGGAAGCGGCCGGTGCCCCCGTCGGTCTGGCCGTGGACGGCTCGGCTTCCAACGACCACTCCAATCTAGCTCAAGAGATGCGACAGGCACTCTTGCTGGGCCGCCTGCGCTATGAGCCGGGCCAGGTCACTCATCAAGCGGTTATTCGTTGGGCTACTCAAGGCTCGGCCCGTTGCTTGGGGCGCGAGGACATTGGTGGCCTGAACGTCGGACAGCAGGCCGACCTGGCTTTGTTCACCCTGGATGAATTGCGCTTTTCCGGCGCAGAAAACCCCTTGGCTGCCTTGCTGCTCTGCGGCGCAGACCGGGCTGACCGTGTGATGGTCGCCGGCCAGTGGCGCGTGATTGACGGCCAAGTCTGCGGCATTGATGTGCAAGACCTGATGCAACGCCATCAAGCCGCTGCTCGCCGTTTGCGCGACAAGGTACTGGATACCGCAGCGATAGCTTGA
- a CDS encoding AraC family transcriptional regulator, which produces MPCLHANDPFPDLRGRHALGIAARLAQHDSGLHQHPWGQILYTHSGCITVTLDQQLCLLPPKRLIWIPALLPHQAQMSEQVDYRSVYLDPTHYPDLPSQVQLLAANDLLIAALDRIAQADLDENWDQPPGRHVMLVLLDELQRAPDQALFLPLPKDSRLQQIRLNTLPPALNEVARYLGASEKTISRLFKRDTGLNYQQWRQQWRLLKAIEQLSTGGRVTQLASDLGFASDSAFIAFFKEQTGLTPGHFSRQKRYFD; this is translated from the coding sequence ATGCCTTGCCTACACGCGAATGACCCATTCCCCGACCTGAGAGGCCGCCATGCGCTGGGGATTGCAGCCCGTTTGGCACAACATGATTCCGGCCTGCATCAGCATCCCTGGGGCCAGATTCTGTACACGCACAGCGGCTGCATTACTGTCACCCTGGATCAGCAATTGTGTTTGCTGCCGCCCAAGCGCTTGATCTGGATTCCTGCCCTTTTGCCCCATCAGGCGCAAATGAGCGAGCAGGTGGATTACCGGTCGGTGTACCTGGATCCGACTCATTACCCTGATTTGCCTTCGCAGGTCCAACTGTTGGCGGCAAACGATTTGCTGATTGCCGCACTGGACCGTATCGCCCAAGCCGATCTGGATGAGAACTGGGATCAGCCACCGGGCCGCCATGTGATGCTGGTCTTGCTGGATGAATTGCAACGGGCACCTGATCAGGCCTTGTTTCTGCCCTTGCCGAAAGACAGCCGCTTACAGCAAATCCGCTTGAATACCCTGCCCCCCGCGCTGAACGAAGTAGCTCGCTATTTGGGTGCCAGCGAGAAAACCATCAGCCGCCTTTTCAAACGCGATACCGGCTTGAATTATCAGCAATGGCGACAACAATGGCGTCTACTTAAAGCGATTGAGCAGCTTTCCACGGGTGGCCGTGTCACTCAGTTGGCCTCGGATCTGGGCTTTGCCAGCGACAGCGCGTTTATTGCGTTTTTCAAGGAACAGACGGGCCTGACTCCTGGTCATTTCAGCCGTCAAAAACGCTATTTCGATTAG